One part of the Vibrio hyugaensis genome encodes these proteins:
- a CDS encoding DUF4381 domain-containing protein, with protein MTDLHTPPSTYILRELHDVAVPESVSWVPQTIGWKILAIVGAIVLMYVGYRLAHHWWDNRYRKEAIEAISRLTPADASMPKALFSILKIVLIHLDSSHARLFDTAFLRKLDELNPKHKVFDDEVSKRWLQSIVDPSVELEQAERLQLLERATEWVKEHDENAHNIEKRTLAYKARALKGGRHG; from the coding sequence ATGACAGACTTACACACGCCTCCAAGCACGTATATTCTGCGTGAGCTGCATGACGTTGCGGTGCCAGAAAGCGTAAGCTGGGTGCCACAAACCATTGGTTGGAAGATCCTTGCAATCGTCGGTGCGATTGTCCTCATGTATGTCGGTTACCGACTGGCGCACCATTGGTGGGATAACCGTTACCGAAAAGAAGCCATCGAAGCGATTTCTCGTTTGACCCCAGCTGACGCAAGTATGCCTAAAGCGTTGTTCTCGATTTTGAAAATCGTTTTGATTCATCTCGATAGCAGTCATGCTCGTTTATTTGATACCGCGTTCCTGCGCAAGTTAGATGAACTCAACCCTAAACATAAAGTGTTTGATGATGAAGTCTCCAAGCGATGGCTACAAAGTATCGTTGACCCAAGTGTTGAACTAGAACAAGCAGAGCGTTTACAACTGCTTGAACGTGCAACTGAGTGGGTGAAAGAGCACGATGAGAACGCTCACAACATTGAAAAGCGCACACTTGCTTACAAAGCGCGGGCATTAAAAGGAGGTCGCCATGGGTGA
- a CDS encoding vWA domain-containing protein codes for MGDLLASWLGMSSFEFEHPLWFIILPLPLVVYFLVPAYRTKQMAIKVPFFSQLVDAIGETPSEGASQLTPSWWQRATLIISWLLVVTAMAKPTVLGEPQVRESLGRDVMVVVDLSGSMAEQDFTSKTGEKISRLDAAKEVLSDFAKTRKGDRLGLILFGDAAFVQTPFTPDQKVWLELLNQTDVAMAGQSTHLGDAIGLAIKVFEQSEKSRTDVEESKEKVAIVLTDGNDTGSFVEPIDAAKVAKAKDVRIHVIAMGDPQTVGETALDMNTIKRIAKESGGEAFEALNRDELAKAYDEIGKLEPQLYESTTYRPKQSLHHYLMALVVAMYLTAFSLATFKRRRLSVNSEGSAQADNVKGERHV; via the coding sequence ATGGGTGATCTCCTTGCATCATGGCTTGGCATGAGCAGTTTTGAATTTGAGCATCCGCTTTGGTTCATCATCTTGCCTTTGCCCTTGGTGGTGTATTTTCTCGTTCCTGCTTACCGTACCAAACAAATGGCCATCAAAGTGCCGTTCTTTAGTCAGCTTGTGGACGCCATTGGTGAAACCCCATCAGAAGGCGCAAGCCAACTCACTCCTAGCTGGTGGCAGCGCGCAACGCTCATCATCTCTTGGCTTTTGGTCGTGACCGCAATGGCAAAGCCGACAGTGCTTGGCGAGCCACAGGTGCGTGAAAGCTTAGGCCGAGATGTTATGGTCGTCGTCGATTTGTCTGGCTCAATGGCAGAGCAAGACTTCACGTCCAAAACCGGTGAAAAGATCTCTCGTCTCGATGCAGCCAAAGAAGTTTTGAGTGACTTTGCCAAAACGCGCAAAGGCGACCGCTTAGGTTTGATCTTGTTCGGCGATGCGGCATTTGTGCAAACCCCATTCACACCAGACCAAAAAGTATGGTTAGAGCTGCTTAACCAAACGGATGTGGCGATGGCTGGGCAAAGCACTCACTTAGGTGATGCAATTGGTTTGGCGATTAAGGTGTTTGAGCAAAGCGAAAAGTCGCGTACCGACGTAGAAGAGAGCAAAGAGAAAGTCGCCATTGTTCTAACGGATGGCAATGACACTGGAAGCTTCGTTGAGCCGATTGATGCGGCGAAAGTCGCGAAAGCCAAAGATGTACGTATCCACGTGATTGCCATGGGTGACCCACAAACTGTGGGTGAAACTGCGCTAGATATGAATACGATCAAACGTATTGCCAAAGAATCCGGTGGTGAGGCGTTTGAAGCGCTCAACCGTGACGAACTTGCTAAAGCCTATGATGAGATTGGTAAGTTAGAGCCACAGCTTTATGAAAGTACCACTTACCGTCCTAAGCAAAGTTTGCATCATTACTTAATGGCTTTGGTGGTTGCGATGTACTTAACCGCATTCTCGTTGGCGACATTTAAACGTCGCCGACTTTCGGTGAACAGTGAAGGTTCTGCACAAGCAGACAACGTAAAAGGAGAGCGCCATGTTTGA
- a CDS encoding vWA domain-containing protein produces the protein MFDSPFSSMGLEQFVTQFHFIRPMWLLAFIPMFLLLWLRWREESKPSWKDILPEHLRKALTIGDYGWRKQLPLKLLMVIVAIAIIICAGPSWERQASPFGEDKASMLVVLDNNDSMLQKDLPPSRLERSKQKIRDLLAARKGGSTGLVVYAGSAHVAMPVTQDSKVFEPFLAAITPEIMPVEGKLAETALPLIDQQLQGQPGSTVLLVTDGVNPATIAAYKNYFSDKPYQLLILAAGNSDIVSNNPVDLDSLNNLASATGGRLVEVTVDNSDIEKLNRFVERNMQLNGESSMPWKDMGYQLLFPIALIMMLWFRKGWLVQWCVVAMVSTSLFMTPKAMAETVSLKADKPEVVQEVTVWDKASQWWWDLWLTSNQQGQRLFNKNEYLEAAKHFTDPLRKGAAYYYAGEYKLAHTAFLEMQNDPSDAVKDYGLYNAASALARQREYLAARNLLQSLADKDTLSEQLRPDVEHNLKVIGGIVEEINRTSESQAGTTDGPEESFELGDNPQTADGADEKTAAELMLKEKLNANEILGSQELADKWLKRVEADPKYFLRAKFQIQLREPVKTEPQPQLQQEEE, from the coding sequence ATGTTTGATTCTCCTTTCTCTAGCATGGGGCTAGAACAGTTTGTCACACAGTTCCATTTCATTCGTCCAATGTGGCTATTGGCGTTCATCCCAATGTTTCTTTTGCTTTGGTTAAGGTGGCGAGAGGAATCCAAGCCAAGTTGGAAAGACATTCTTCCTGAGCATTTACGTAAAGCCTTAACGATTGGCGACTATGGTTGGCGAAAGCAACTGCCGCTCAAGCTACTTATGGTGATAGTGGCAATTGCCATCATCATTTGTGCAGGGCCGTCTTGGGAGCGCCAAGCTTCTCCTTTTGGCGAAGATAAAGCTTCGATGCTGGTGGTGTTAGACAACAACGATTCAATGCTGCAAAAAGACCTTCCGCCAAGCCGTTTGGAACGCTCAAAGCAAAAAATCCGCGACCTCTTGGCAGCAAGAAAAGGTGGTAGCACTGGGTTGGTTGTCTATGCAGGTTCTGCTCATGTAGCGATGCCGGTGACGCAGGACAGCAAAGTATTCGAACCGTTTCTAGCGGCGATAACACCAGAAATCATGCCAGTTGAAGGCAAACTTGCTGAAACGGCGTTGCCTTTGATTGACCAACAATTACAAGGCCAACCGGGTTCTACGGTTCTGTTGGTAACGGATGGCGTCAATCCTGCAACCATTGCCGCTTACAAAAACTACTTTTCTGACAAGCCTTATCAATTGCTTATCTTAGCTGCGGGTAACTCGGACATTGTTTCTAACAACCCTGTCGATTTGGACTCTTTAAATAATCTTGCCAGCGCGACTGGTGGACGTCTTGTTGAAGTGACGGTAGACAACAGCGATATAGAAAAGCTGAATCGTTTTGTTGAGCGAAACATGCAACTCAATGGCGAGTCATCAATGCCTTGGAAAGACATGGGCTATCAACTGTTGTTCCCAATTGCTCTCATTATGATGCTTTGGTTCCGCAAAGGATGGCTAGTGCAATGGTGTGTGGTGGCTATGGTATCAACGTCTTTGTTTATGACGCCAAAAGCAATGGCGGAAACGGTCTCGCTCAAAGCGGACAAACCTGAAGTGGTGCAAGAGGTAACAGTCTGGGATAAAGCGTCTCAATGGTGGTGGGATTTATGGCTCACGTCAAATCAACAAGGGCAACGTTTGTTCAACAAAAACGAATACCTTGAGGCAGCAAAGCACTTTACGGATCCTTTGCGTAAAGGGGCGGCTTATTACTACGCAGGTGAATACAAACTGGCTCATACGGCTTTCTTGGAGATGCAAAACGATCCTTCAGATGCAGTGAAAGATTATGGCTTGTATAACGCCGCGAGTGCGTTGGCTCGTCAACGTGAATACTTGGCTGCACGTAATCTATTGCAATCACTGGCAGACAAAGACACGTTAAGTGAGCAATTACGGCCAGATGTCGAACACAACCTAAAAGTCATTGGTGGCATTGTCGAAGAGATTAACCGTACCAGTGAAAGCCAAGCCGGAACCACAGATGGACCAGAAGAATCGTTTGAACTGGGTGACAACCCGCAAACGGCGGATGGAGCCGACGAAAAAACCGCTGCTGAATTAATGTTGAAAGAGAAACTCAATGCGAACGAAATCCTTGGCAGCCAAGAACTGGCGGATAAGTGGTTAAAACGCGTAGAGGCCGATCCTAAGTACTTCTTGCGCGCTAAATTCCAAATTCAACTGCGTGAGCCCGTCAAAACGGAGCCACAACCGCAACTACAACAAGAAGAGGAGTAA
- a CDS encoding BatD family protein, translating to MMNAFKLGADSMVGRLSTILMVFTLFFTGLANAQEIQDLQRPSLPKESDVELLAWVGKPGERADTKEAPKFSVNEQVILYIEVATPRWFTGGTRIGSVEIPNVIAKQRNQLATNYTERKGGQTWSRQRWEITLYPQASGQFVIPPVAVGVQVSAPDGSKVAGTLYTQPIKFEASMPSGLLSDESPWFTATKVSVDQKWTTSNDELKVGDAITRTITINAQDSLSVLLPDLLSNDSTASYQAYPQPNRLDDKQTRGDYQSSRIEESVYVIQQGGEFTLPEHKFQWWNSKTKQLETVVIEGKAFKAKHTFKSFVKAYSGWLIGSAVTLFVLAIAVLSIHRYYRSRPTPPWLVFRRMVKANRWGAARASLYKQLRSNTGGLEMSKASDSDVWQKRSQRLQEGQEDASLMNALWKGIQALKPKCLKWAIPKALPQLDKQASNKK from the coding sequence ATGATGAATGCATTCAAACTTGGCGCTGACTCCATGGTTGGACGTCTGAGCACTATCTTAATGGTGTTTACTTTATTTTTTACTGGTTTGGCGAACGCACAAGAGATTCAAGACTTGCAGCGCCCGTCTCTACCTAAAGAAAGTGACGTCGAGCTATTAGCGTGGGTTGGCAAGCCGGGGGAAAGGGCAGATACGAAAGAAGCGCCTAAGTTCAGTGTGAATGAGCAGGTGATCTTGTACATCGAAGTCGCAACGCCTCGTTGGTTCACTGGTGGTACACGAATTGGCAGCGTAGAAATCCCTAACGTGATTGCGAAGCAGCGTAACCAATTAGCGACCAACTATACCGAGCGCAAAGGGGGGCAAACGTGGTCTCGTCAGCGTTGGGAAATAACCTTGTATCCACAAGCCTCAGGGCAGTTTGTGATTCCACCTGTCGCCGTTGGTGTGCAAGTCTCTGCGCCTGATGGTTCGAAAGTGGCTGGTACGCTTTATACGCAGCCAATTAAGTTCGAAGCGTCTATGCCTTCTGGACTGCTCAGTGATGAGTCTCCTTGGTTTACCGCGACTAAGGTGAGTGTGGATCAGAAATGGACAACGTCTAACGATGAGTTGAAAGTTGGTGATGCGATCACTCGCACCATTACGATCAATGCACAAGACAGCTTGTCAGTATTGCTTCCAGACTTGCTATCCAATGATTCTACCGCTAGTTATCAAGCCTACCCACAACCAAATCGTTTAGATGATAAGCAAACACGTGGCGATTACCAATCGAGTCGCATTGAAGAGAGCGTGTATGTCATTCAACAGGGCGGTGAGTTCACACTACCAGAGCATAAGTTCCAGTGGTGGAATAGCAAAACCAAACAGTTGGAAACGGTCGTTATTGAGGGGAAGGCCTTCAAAGCCAAGCATACCTTTAAATCGTTTGTTAAAGCGTATTCTGGTTGGTTGATTGGCAGCGCCGTGACGCTATTTGTTCTCGCTATCGCAGTCTTGAGCATTCACCGTTATTATCGTTCTCGTCCTACGCCGCCATGGCTTGTGTTCAGAAGAATGGTAAAAGCCAACCGTTGGGGCGCAGCTCGAGCAAGTTTGTATAAGCAGCTAAGAAGCAATACAGGTGGTCTTGAAATGAGCAAAGCCAGTGACTCTGACGTTTGGCAGAAGCGTTCACAGCGCCTACAAGAAGGGCAAGAGGACGCAAGCTTGATGAATGCCCTTTGGAAAGGGATACAAGCGCTGAAGCCAAAATGCCTTAAGTGGGCGATACCAAAGGCCTTGCCGCAACTCGATAAGCAGGCAAGTAATAAGAAATAA
- a CDS encoding ATP synthase subunit I, with the protein MEANIHDDPILVAGKRILIAQAMLGLVFIAYEYMRSGSLSAESAITGVLIAILPSLFGMVFASIKSRVKPEESLRDLMHLSRNIKVIYTIVMFVLTFRFMALRNIVVLVGFCVTMFGHFLTPLFRDRFERKA; encoded by the coding sequence ATGGAAGCTAATATTCACGACGATCCAATATTGGTAGCTGGTAAAAGGATTCTTATTGCTCAAGCAATGTTGGGTTTGGTATTCATCGCGTATGAATACATGCGAAGTGGCTCTCTAAGTGCTGAGTCAGCGATTACTGGGGTGCTCATCGCGATCTTGCCTTCTCTGTTCGGCATGGTATTCGCGTCCATTAAATCAAGGGTGAAACCAGAAGAGAGTTTGCGTGACCTCATGCATCTGAGTCGAAATATCAAAGTCATCTACACCATTGTAATGTTTGTTTTGACGTTTCGATTTATGGCTCTTCGCAACATCGTGGTCCTGGTAGGCTTTTGTGTGACGATGTTTGGTCACTTCTTAACGCCGCTGTTCAGAGACCGCTTCGAAAGGAAGGCATAA
- the atpB gene encoding F0F1 ATP synthase subunit A gives MDTVQSAHEYIEHHLTFLTAGNGWFGINIDSMIMVWLTGLVFILSFRFAVTKGTKGVPGRFQCLIEMVFEFVDNIVKEIFLAKDKVIGPLALTIFVWVLLMNAVDLLPIDLIPALTRSVGVEHFRDLPSADVNITMSMALGVFILVLGYTFKNKGVKGFIKELTTQPFSHPLLYPVNLVLELVTLISKPISLGLRLFGNMYAGEMIFILIALMPWWMQWALSVPWALFHILIVVLQAFIFMVLTVVYLGMAVEEH, from the coding sequence ATGGATACTGTCCAGTCCGCTCATGAGTATATTGAGCACCACCTGACCTTTCTCACCGCCGGTAACGGTTGGTTTGGAATTAATATTGATTCCATGATCATGGTTTGGTTGACAGGTCTCGTTTTCATTCTTTCATTCCGCTTTGCGGTAACGAAAGGTACAAAAGGAGTTCCGGGACGATTCCAGTGTTTGATCGAGATGGTATTTGAGTTCGTCGATAATATCGTAAAAGAAATATTCTTGGCTAAAGATAAGGTTATTGGCCCATTAGCACTGACAATATTTGTTTGGGTATTATTAATGAATGCCGTGGATTTGTTACCGATTGATTTGATTCCTGCACTGACTCGTTCAGTAGGCGTTGAACACTTCCGTGACTTACCTTCAGCCGACGTCAATATTACGATGTCGATGGCATTAGGCGTATTTATTTTGGTGTTAGGTTATACGTTTAAAAACAAAGGCGTGAAAGGGTTTATTAAAGAGTTAACTACTCAACCATTTTCTCATCCTCTGTTATACCCGGTGAACTTAGTTCTTGAATTGGTGACGTTAATTTCTAAACCAATATCTTTAGGTCTTCGATTATTTGGCAACATGTACGCAGGTGAAATGATCTTCATTCTAATAGCGTTAATGCCATGGTGGATGCAATGGGCACTCAGTGTTCCTTGGGCACTATTCCACATTCTAATTGTTGTGCTTCAAGCGTTTATTTTTATGGTTCTGACCGTGGTTTACCTCGGAATGGCTGTTGAAGAGCACTAA
- the atpE gene encoding F0F1 ATP synthase subunit C encodes MDIVSAVLYVAGALLIGLGAAGAASGIGNLAGKYLEGVARQPDLTPMLRTQFFIMMGLVDAVPMIGVGIGLYIIFAVA; translated from the coding sequence ATGGATATCGTTAGCGCAGTTCTTTACGTGGCGGGTGCATTACTGATTGGTTTGGGTGCGGCAGGTGCTGCATCGGGTATCGGTAACCTTGCAGGTAAATACCTTGAAGGTGTGGCTCGTCAACCTGATTTAACCCCAATGCTTCGCACTCAGTTCTTCATCATGATGGGTCTTGTGGATGCGGTGCCAATGATCGGTGTGGGTATCGGTTTGTACATCATCTTCGCTGTAGCGTAA
- a CDS encoding F0F1 ATP synthase subunit B, translated as MNLNASMFGQAISFVIFVWLCMKYVWPPLVKLIDERRAEIAQGLEQTEKAAKELELAKANGEALLTEARSKAQAIINQGKQRQDQMVADAVELANQEKARIVAEGKAEVESERSKVRQELKDEMVDLVIESASKLINRNLDSSANRDLVNRFINEM; from the coding sequence ATGAACTTAAATGCCTCAATGTTTGGTCAGGCGATCTCCTTCGTGATTTTCGTTTGGCTGTGCATGAAATACGTCTGGCCACCACTTGTAAAACTGATTGATGAGCGTCGTGCTGAAATTGCTCAAGGTCTTGAACAAACTGAAAAAGCAGCAAAAGAGTTGGAATTGGCAAAAGCGAATGGTGAAGCGCTACTGACAGAAGCTCGCTCTAAAGCTCAGGCTATCATCAACCAAGGTAAGCAACGTCAAGATCAAATGGTTGCCGATGCGGTTGAGCTGGCGAATCAAGAGAAAGCGCGCATTGTCGCAGAAGGCAAAGCGGAAGTGGAAAGCGAACGCAGCAAAGTTCGCCAAGAGCTGAAAGATGAAATGGTGGATCTGGTGATTGAAAGTGCCAGTAAGCTGATCAATCGCAATCTGGATAGCTCGGCTAACCGCGACTTGGTGAACCGCTTCATCAACGAAATGTAG
- a CDS encoding F0F1 ATP synthase subunit delta → MSDLTIVAQPYAKAAFDYARDAECLNDWQQMFAITQVIMEQPNTLLILDNLSEEGSEQPLLDLILHAGGEWLNQSFENFLRIMEESKRLKALGEVTVQFLEMKAEYERTMTVTVRASEPLDEEQMARLKQALTEKYGKAITLETQLDPSLVGGVVITAGQTVYDGSVLTNLSRLATNLHV, encoded by the coding sequence ATGTCCGATTTGACAATAGTGGCTCAACCCTACGCGAAAGCGGCGTTTGATTACGCTCGTGACGCAGAATGCTTGAATGACTGGCAACAGATGTTTGCCATTACTCAAGTCATTATGGAACAACCAAACACACTTCTGATTCTGGATAATCTCAGTGAAGAAGGCTCGGAACAACCATTACTTGATTTGATTCTTCACGCTGGTGGCGAATGGCTAAATCAAAGTTTCGAGAACTTTCTTCGCATTATGGAAGAGAGCAAGCGTTTAAAAGCGCTGGGTGAAGTGACGGTTCAGTTCCTTGAAATGAAGGCGGAATACGAGCGAACCATGACAGTAACAGTGCGTGCTTCAGAACCTCTGGATGAGGAACAAATGGCAAGGCTTAAACAAGCGTTAACCGAAAAGTACGGTAAAGCCATCACGTTAGAAACACAACTGGATCCATCCCTTGTAGGTGGTGTGGTAATTACAGCAGGACAGACCGTGTATGACGGCAGTGTTCTTACCAATCTCAGCCGATTGGCGACCAACCTACATGTGTAA
- the atpA gene encoding F0F1 ATP synthase subunit alpha: MQLNSNEISELIRERIDNFNLESEARNEGTIVSVSDGIITIHGLADVMQGEMLELPDNRFALALNLERHSVGAVVMGPYADLSEGMKVKGTGRILEVPVGNGLLGRVVNTLGQPIDGKGTVSFDRMDPVEVIAPGVIDRKSVDQPIQTGYKAVDSMVPIGRGQRELIIGDRQTGKTAMAIDAIINQKELGVKCIYVAIGQKASTIANVVRKLEEHGALENTIVVVASASEAAALQYLAPYAGCTMGEYFRDRGEDALIVYDDLSKQAVAYRQISLLLKRPPGREAFPGDVFYLHSRLLERAARVNEEYVERFTNGEVKGKTGSLTALPIIETQAGDVSAFVPTNVISITDGQIFLQTQLFNSGLRPAVDPGISVSRVGGAAQTKVIKKLSGGIRTALAQYRELAAFAQFSSDLDEATRRQLDHGEKVTELMKQKQYAPMTVAEQALAIFAAEKGFLNDVALNQVSRYEEELMAFGRTNAQPLLDKINQTGDYNDEIESELHSLLTEFTALQS; the protein is encoded by the coding sequence ATGCAATTAAATTCAAATGAAATCAGTGAATTAATCAGAGAGCGAATTGATAACTTCAACCTCGAAAGTGAAGCGAGAAATGAAGGTACGATTGTCTCTGTAAGTGACGGCATCATCACAATTCACGGCCTTGCAGATGTTATGCAAGGTGAGATGTTAGAGCTGCCAGACAACCGCTTTGCGTTGGCACTAAACTTAGAGCGTCATTCCGTCGGCGCGGTAGTGATGGGGCCTTATGCGGACCTGTCTGAAGGAATGAAAGTAAAAGGTACTGGCCGCATTTTGGAAGTACCAGTGGGTAATGGACTTCTAGGTCGTGTGGTAAACACGCTTGGTCAGCCTATTGATGGGAAAGGTACTGTATCGTTTGACCGTATGGACCCAGTCGAAGTGATTGCACCTGGTGTAATCGACCGTAAATCGGTAGACCAACCGATTCAAACTGGCTATAAAGCAGTCGACTCAATGGTGCCAATCGGTCGTGGTCAACGTGAGTTGATCATCGGTGATCGTCAGACTGGTAAAACCGCGATGGCGATTGATGCCATCATCAACCAAAAAGAATTGGGCGTTAAGTGTATTTACGTCGCGATTGGTCAAAAAGCATCGACCATTGCAAACGTGGTTCGTAAATTGGAAGAGCACGGCGCATTAGAAAACACCATCGTGGTCGTGGCGTCTGCCTCAGAAGCCGCAGCGCTACAATACCTTGCACCATACGCAGGTTGTACCATGGGCGAATATTTCCGTGACCGTGGTGAAGATGCTTTGATTGTTTACGATGATCTATCCAAACAGGCGGTCGCTTACCGTCAAATCTCACTACTACTAAAACGCCCACCAGGTCGTGAAGCCTTCCCGGGTGATGTTTTCTACCTCCACTCACGCCTTCTAGAACGTGCTGCACGTGTAAACGAAGAATACGTTGAGCGATTCACTAACGGCGAAGTGAAAGGCAAAACGGGTTCTCTAACCGCACTGCCAATTATCGAAACGCAAGCGGGTGACGTATCGGCCTTCGTACCAACCAACGTAATTTCGATTACTGATGGTCAGATCTTCCTCCAAACTCAGCTATTCAACTCGGGCTTACGTCCAGCGGTTGACCCAGGTATTTCGGTATCTCGTGTTGGTGGTGCAGCGCAAACCAAAGTGATCAAGAAGCTTTCGGGTGGTATTCGTACCGCGTTGGCACAATACCGGGAATTGGCAGCGTTTGCTCAGTTCTCTTCTGACCTAGATGAAGCGACACGTCGTCAGCTCGATCACGGTGAGAAAGTGACTGAGCTGATGAAGCAAAAACAATACGCACCAATGACGGTCGCAGAGCAAGCGTTGGCGATATTCGCAGCGGAGAAAGGCTTCCTCAACGATGTGGCACTGAATCAAGTGTCCCGTTATGAAGAAGAACTGATGGCATTTGGTCGAACTAACGCACAACCGTTGCTTGATAAAATCAACCAAACTGGTGATTACAACGATGAGATCGAGAGTGAGCTACACAGCTTGCTGACAGAGTTCACTGCGCTGCAATCGTAG
- the atpG gene encoding F0F1 ATP synthase subunit gamma, translated as MANTKEIRTKIASVSSTQKITSAMQMVAASKMRKVQENMQASRPYAENMRKVIGHVSSGTLEYSHPFLQEREVKRVAYIIISSDRGLCGGLNSNLFKKVLAEMQGWQEKGVEVDTTLIGSKAISFFQSLGKVMAQTSGLGDAPKLEDMLGAVNAMMEHYSEGKIDRLFLVYNQFVNTMVQKPTVLQMLPFPKEDISRDKEARWDYLYEQSPQDILDHLIQRYVESLVYQGVVESIACEQAARMMAMSAATDNAAQLIEDLQLVYNKARQAAITQELSEIVSGAQAV; from the coding sequence ATGGCAAATACCAAAGAGATTCGCACCAAAATTGCTAGCGTGAGTAGCACGCAAAAAATTACGAGTGCGATGCAAATGGTCGCCGCCAGCAAGATGCGCAAAGTGCAGGAGAACATGCAGGCGTCCCGTCCTTATGCGGAGAACATGCGTAAGGTTATCGGTCACGTCTCATCCGGTACGCTGGAGTACAGTCATCCTTTCCTTCAAGAACGCGAAGTAAAGCGTGTGGCTTACATCATCATCTCATCCGATCGAGGTTTGTGTGGTGGCCTGAACAGTAACTTGTTCAAAAAAGTATTGGCAGAAATGCAAGGCTGGCAAGAGAAGGGCGTTGAAGTAGATACAACGCTCATCGGTTCGAAAGCAATCAGCTTTTTCCAGTCTCTCGGGAAAGTAATGGCGCAAACTTCTGGCCTTGGTGATGCACCAAAACTGGAAGACATGTTGGGCGCGGTTAACGCCATGATGGAGCACTACTCCGAAGGCAAAATTGACCGTTTGTTCCTCGTTTACAACCAGTTTGTAAACACCATGGTGCAAAAACCTACGGTATTGCAAATGCTGCCGTTCCCGAAAGAAGACATTTCACGTGATAAAGAGGCTCGTTGGGATTACCTCTACGAGCAGTCTCCTCAAGACATTCTCGACCACCTGATTCAACGCTATGTCGAATCACTGGTTTATCAGGGTGTGGTTGAGAGTATCGCTTGTGAGCAAGCCGCGCGGATGATGGCAATGTCAGCCGCGACTGATAACGCAGCGCAACTGATTGAAGACCTACAACTGGTTTACAACAAAGCGCGCCAAGCGGCGATTACTCAAGAGTTGAGTGAAATTGTATCCGGCGCACAAGCGGTTTAG